The Phaeacidiphilus oryzae TH49 region CCGGGCCGGCGGGTACGGATCACCTCCTCGGCGAGGGCGTCGCCGGTGGCGTCCCCGGCGACGGGGGTGAACGCCGGACCGAGCTCGCCGCGCACGGCGTCCAGCTCCGGTCCGTTGCGGGCGATGCCGACGACGTCGGTGCCACCGGCCACGAGCGCGGCGGCGATCGCCCGCCCGAAGCCGCGGCTGGCCCCGGTGACGACGGCGGTCCTGAGGTGGTTCTGCATTCGGGTCTCCACAGTGCCGGTCGGATTCGGCCGCCGAGCAGGGCCCCCGCACATCGGGGGTCTCAGCCGGCGGGGGCGGCTCCACGGCCCCGCGGTCGCCACGGTCCTTGTGTTCCGCGGCGGCCGCGAGTGATCGCCATGGATCGGGCCCGCAAGGAAGAACACCGGATCTCCCGCCGATTCACCGATGAGTTCGGGCCGCCGCCGGGGTTTCACTTCCAGAGGCGCAAGCCGCCGGGCCGGGCGGGCGTCCGCCGGCCGGTGAAAGGAGCGGTGCCATGACCGACACGGCCCTCGCCCGTGCCCGGGCCGGCGACGGCGAGGCGTTCAGCGAACTGGTCGGCCCCTACCGCGGCGAGTTGCAGGCGCACTGCTACCGGCTGCTCGGGTCCGTGCAGGACGCCGAGGACGTCCTCCAGGAGGCTCTGTTGACCGCATGGCGCTCACTCGGCCGGTTCGACGGCCGGGCGCTTCGGGCGTGGCTGTACCGGATCGCCACCACCCGTTGCCTGAACCACCTGCGCGGCGAGTCCCGCCGCCCGCAACGGGCCACTCCGCCGGGGCCGGTGCGGTCCGAGGAGCCGTGGTGGCTGGAGCCCTACCCGGACGATCCGGACGGCGAGACCCGAGGCCCCGAGGCCCGGTACGCGGCCCGGGAGTCGATCGCCCTCTCGTTCGTGGCGGGCCTGCAGCACCTTCCGCCGCAGCAGCGGGCCGTCCTGGTCCTCCGGGACGTCCTCGGCTTCCCCGCCGCGGAGACCGCCGAGATCCTCGGCACCACCCCGGCAGCCGTCAACAGCGCCCTCCTCCGCGCCCGGGGCAACCTGCCGCAGCCGCCCGACCCGCACGAGGTGCCGCTGCCGCGGTCCCCCGCCGAGGCCGCCGTCGTCGAGCGGTTCGTCACCGCCTTCGAACGGCTGGACCTGGACGCACTCGTCGCCACCCTCACCGAAGACGTGCGCCTCACCATGCCGCCGGAGCCCCTCGAACTGCGCGGCCCCGTGGCCGTCGCCGGCTTCCTCCGCCGGACCCACCGGGATCACGACCTCAAACTGCTGCCCACCCGGGCCAACGGCCAGCCCGCCCTGGTCCTCTACCTCCCCGACCCGGCCGCGCCCCTCTGGCGCGCCAACGGCCTGATCGTCCTCACC contains the following coding sequences:
- a CDS encoding RNA polymerase subunit sigma-70, with product MTDTALARARAGDGEAFSELVGPYRGELQAHCYRLLGSVQDAEDVLQEALLTAWRSLGRFDGRALRAWLYRIATTRCLNHLRGESRRPQRATPPGPVRSEEPWWLEPYPDDPDGETRGPEARYAARESIALSFVAGLQHLPPQQRAVLVLRDVLGFPAAETAEILGTTPAAVNSALLRARGNLPQPPDPHEVPLPRSPAEAAVVERFVTAFERLDLDALVATLTEDVRLTMPPEPLELRGPVAVAGFLRRTHRDHDLKLLPTRANGQPALVLYLPDPAAPLWRANGLIVLTLRGDRVHALTRFGNLGLLPRFGFPRTLDRD